A window of the Roseburia sp. 831b genome harbors these coding sequences:
- a CDS encoding tetratricopeptide repeat protein: MTELDKYEYKLKLDQMKSLAAEGDYTTAAEIADSINWRKIKNVTALVKAGEIYEQTGRYEESKELLLQAYDRSPIGRMIVYRLAEVAIKMKDFGEAKDYYDEFVEIAPHDSLKYILRYDMSKAKGEDNKAQIAILEELKEQEYTEEWAYELAYLYHKEGMSEKCIAACDELILWFGDGPYVERALELKMLYQPLTKQQEEKYRMFRQKHAGITEVRPEDRLESGEIVNQPVQIPQVKVNAERFNTVNLQEELAKSMQQIMDATEKDDVDNTMDNIKKIAEEIPYLQIPHKEEGEEEERFGHIETDEEIDDSLKTNFQEMLAEENDGQMSLYVPEKTAAERQITGQLDIDDILAEWGKTMRAAEVSLEDANQRKLASAKARALQEAGDIMERLVDVIPKLDSGLTPKELLEQEYLKDSVHTMKDTAGAADAASKASAWVAPQIQDMPVEEAGKLVENMNNILQREIDRVSAENSHIDAQLAAAGALTEEEFRALTQGLDMQEHPEVSENQEQEYSEAAENSEQNYPEYQETEFPGEEPEFDDWEEPAQEEVLPEVELPEDLVVSVEDVAGDNTEVMPEAETAFQEAALEEEFPQDELEQNSEEELSQIEFEQDAEEGELPQIEIEQDAEEEEELPQIEIEEQEFEEQETDGEELPVIEEPELTEEEEKEPRTITKLSEEEEEIFSYFVPITGMKEQICQAMTGIIRHLESNENSGCGNLIIQGDRGCGKTVLATDVVKAIQKETGKPNGKIGKIEGAVLNQKDIVQLLKKISGGCLIIEKAGEISRETAVKLSLLMEAETSGLLIILEDTSRGIQKALGKDQGFASKFTEKLNIPIFTSDELVSFARTYANELGYNIDEMAVLALYNRISNIQKLDQATTLTEVKEIVDEAIARAEKGGIKKAFSILTARRYDENDNVILHEKDFDE; the protein is encoded by the coding sequence GTGACAGAATTGGATAAGTATGAATACAAATTAAAGCTGGATCAGATGAAATCTTTGGCAGCAGAAGGGGATTATACAACTGCGGCAGAGATAGCAGATTCGATTAACTGGCGTAAAATAAAAAATGTGACGGCACTTGTAAAAGCAGGTGAAATCTATGAACAGACAGGACGTTATGAGGAGAGCAAAGAACTGCTTTTACAGGCGTATGACCGATCCCCAATCGGAAGAATGATTGTGTACCGTCTTGCCGAGGTTGCCATCAAGATGAAAGATTTTGGTGAGGCAAAGGATTATTACGACGAGTTTGTGGAGATTGCTCCGCACGACAGTCTGAAATATATTCTCCGCTATGATATGAGCAAGGCAAAGGGAGAGGATAACAAGGCACAGATTGCAATTTTAGAGGAGTTAAAAGAGCAGGAATATACCGAAGAATGGGCATACGAACTTGCTTATCTCTACCACAAAGAGGGAATGAGTGAGAAGTGTATCGCAGCCTGTGACGAACTGATTCTCTGGTTTGGCGACGGTCCATATGTAGAGCGAGCCTTAGAGCTTAAGATGCTGTACCAGCCACTTACCAAACAGCAGGAAGAGAAATACCGTATGTTCCGTCAGAAACATGCTGGTATCACGGAAGTTCGTCCCGAAGACCGGCTTGAGTCCGGCGAGATTGTAAACCAGCCGGTTCAGATTCCACAGGTAAAAGTGAATGCAGAGCGTTTCAATACCGTAAATCTCCAGGAAGAGCTTGCAAAGAGCATGCAGCAGATTATGGATGCAACAGAAAAAGATGATGTGGATAACACGATGGACAACATCAAAAAGATTGCAGAGGAGATTCCATATTTGCAGATTCCGCATAAGGAAGAAGGAGAGGAAGAGGAGCGTTTTGGCCATATCGAGACAGATGAGGAGATTGACGATTCCCTGAAAACGAATTTCCAGGAGATGCTCGCAGAGGAAAATGACGGACAGATGAGCCTTTATGTACCGGAGAAGACTGCGGCAGAAAGACAGATTACCGGTCAGCTTGACATTGATGATATTCTTGCAGAATGGGGCAAGACCATGCGTGCAGCAGAGGTAAGTCTTGAGGATGCAAACCAGCGTAAGCTTGCGTCTGCGAAGGCAAGAGCACTCCAGGAAGCAGGCGACATCATGGAGCGTCTGGTGGATGTAATACCGAAGCTTGATTCCGGTCTGACACCGAAAGAGTTATTAGAACAGGAATACTTAAAAGACTCCGTGCATACGATGAAAGATACGGCTGGCGCAGCAGACGCGGCATCCAAGGCGTCCGCATGGGTTGCACCACAGATTCAGGATATGCCGGTAGAAGAAGCTGGAAAACTGGTGGAAAATATGAACAATATTCTGCAGCGCGAGATTGACCGTGTGAGCGCAGAAAACAGTCATATTGATGCGCAGCTCGCAGCGGCAGGAGCGCTCACAGAAGAAGAGTTCCGTGCATTGACACAAGGACTTGATATGCAGGAACATCCTGAAGTTTCTGAGAATCAGGAGCAGGAGTATTCAGAAGCTGCTGAGAATTCGGAACAGAACTATCCGGAATATCAGGAGACAGAATTTCCGGGAGAGGAGCCTGAATTTGACGATTGGGAAGAACCTGCCCAGGAAGAAGTTTTGCCGGAGGTTGAACTCCCAGAGGATTTGGTGGTATCCGTGGAGGATGTAGCAGGCGACAATACAGAAGTAATGCCAGAAGCCGAGACAGCGTTCCAGGAAGCTGCGTTAGAAGAAGAGTTCCCGCAGGATGAACTGGAACAGAATTCAGAGGAAGAACTTTCCCAGATTGAATTCGAGCAGGATGCAGAAGAGGGAGAACTTCCACAGATTGAAATTGAACAGGATGCAGAAGAGGAAGAGGAGCTTCCACAGATTGAGATAGAAGAACAAGAATTTGAAGAACAGGAAACAGATGGGGAAGAACTTCCGGTAATCGAAGAACCGGAATTGACCGAGGAAGAAGAAAAAGAGCCTCGCACAATCACCAAGCTGTCAGAAGAAGAGGAAGAAATTTTCTCTTATTTTGTGCCTATCACTGGTATGAAGGAGCAGATTTGCCAGGCAATGACCGGAATCATCCGCCATTTGGAATCCAATGAGAATTCCGGTTGTGGAAACCTGATTATTCAAGGTGACAGAGGTTGCGGAAAAACAGTTCTAGCTACAGATGTAGTTAAAGCAATACAAAAAGAAACCGGAAAACCAAATGGAAAAATCGGTAAAATCGAAGGTGCGGTATTGAACCAGAAGGATATCGTACAGTTGCTCAAAAAGATTTCCGGTGGCTGTTTAATCATTGAAAAAGCAGGAGAGATTTCAAGGGAGACAGCCGTAAAACTTTCCCTTTTAATGGAAGCGGAGACAAGCGGACTTCTGATTATTTTAGAGGATACTTCCCGCGGAATTCAAAAGGCACTCGGAAAAGACCAGGGATTTGCATCGAAGTTTACCGAGAAGTTAAATATTCCTATTTTTACAAGTGATGAACTGGTTTCGTTTGCAAGAACCTATGCAAACGAACTTGGATATAACATTGATGAGATGGCAGTCCTTGCACTGTACAACCGAATCAGCAATATCCAAAAGCTTGATCAGGCGACAACCCTGACCGAGGTAAAGGAGATTGTGGATGAGGCAATCGCCAGAGCCGAAAAAGGAGGAATTAAAAAAGCATTCAGTATCCTGACTGCGAGACGTTATGATGAAAATGATAATGTCATTTTGCATGAGAAGGATTTTGATGAATAA
- a CDS encoding AI-2E family transporter — translation MEKQVDTTQEKSKTPEHKGWDAKQYLIVGLVVFLTFCCCILFFFMIYRYNGFAEFWKKLVQALQPVIIGLVVAYLLNPVMKFLEKYLLRFLKPRMKSERRAKKLSRAIAIIGALLILVGIFVLLIASIVPSIAASIESMIISLPTEVNNLIDWINHLAEGDSKFADVAEQILVRGSDYVENFVQKDLLPQAQTYITSITSGVINVVKFLLNIVIGLIISVYVMASQETFAGQAKKIIYAIFKPVRANVIVETVRKSNEIFGGFISGKILDSAIIGVLAYVVLSIMKMPDTVLVAVIIGVTNVIPFFGPFIGAIPSFLIIVLQNPIQGVYFLIFVIILQQIDGNIIGPKILGNSTGLSSFWVVFAILLFGGMWGFFGMLLGVPIMAVIYYVVERVVEYWLRKRKLPEDTVSYVHMTSVDRKTNELRYEETALKEKSKAEKEKDKEEAEATKWDSEHDELSDTDLRNKIK, via the coding sequence TTGGAGAAACAGGTGGATACAACGCAGGAAAAATCAAAAACACCAGAGCATAAAGGGTGGGATGCGAAACAATATCTGATAGTGGGGCTTGTTGTATTTTTAACATTCTGTTGTTGCATTTTATTTTTCTTTATGATTTACCGGTACAACGGTTTTGCAGAATTCTGGAAGAAACTGGTACAGGCACTTCAGCCGGTAATTATCGGACTCGTGGTGGCATATCTTTTGAATCCGGTGATGAAATTTCTGGAAAAATATCTGTTAAGATTCTTAAAACCGCGGATGAAGAGTGAACGAAGAGCGAAGAAATTATCGCGGGCAATTGCAATTATCGGTGCGCTTTTGATTCTGGTTGGAATCTTTGTACTATTGATTGCAAGTATTGTACCTTCCATTGCCGCAAGTATAGAAAGCATGATAATAAGTCTGCCAACAGAGGTAAATAATCTGATTGACTGGATTAACCACCTGGCAGAAGGCGACAGTAAATTTGCAGATGTGGCAGAACAGATTCTGGTGCGGGGCAGTGATTATGTCGAAAATTTTGTACAAAAAGATTTACTGCCACAGGCACAGACTTATATTACATCGATTACAAGTGGTGTAATCAACGTGGTCAAGTTCCTGCTTAATATTGTGATTGGACTGATTATTTCGGTTTACGTGATGGCAAGCCAGGAGACATTTGCAGGACAGGCAAAGAAAATTATTTACGCTATCTTTAAACCGGTTCGTGCGAACGTAATTGTGGAAACAGTTCGTAAGAGTAATGAGATTTTTGGTGGATTTATCAGTGGCAAGATTTTAGACTCAGCGATTATCGGAGTGCTTGCCTATGTGGTATTGTCGATTATGAAAATGCCGGATACTGTGCTGGTAGCGGTGATTATTGGTGTGACGAATGTCATTCCGTTTTTTGGACCGTTTATCGGTGCGATACCAAGTTTCTTGATTATTGTGCTGCAAAATCCGATTCAGGGCGTGTATTTCCTGATTTTTGTCATTATTTTACAGCAGATTGACGGAAATATTATCGGACCAAAGATTTTGGGCAACTCCACCGGACTTTCCTCCTTCTGGGTTGTATTTGCAATCTTACTGTTTGGTGGAATGTGGGGCTTCTTTGGAATGCTTCTCGGTGTACCAATCATGGCAGTAATCTATTATGTCGTAGAACGTGTCGTAGAATACTGGCTGAGAAAAAGAAAACTGCCGGAGGATACGGTATCCTATGTTCATATGACGAGTGTGGACCGGAAAACAAACGAACTTCGCTATGAAGAGACGGCTCTGAAAGAGAAGTCAAAAGCAGAAAAAGAGAAGGATAAGGAAGAGGCCGAAGCTACAAAATGGGACAGTGAACATGACGAGCTTTCGGACACAGATCTTCGCAATAAAATCAAATAG
- a CDS encoding hydratase, producing MKLFEGGAYLVNGTELVADGPDAAAIVKSKTGQEVTKKEAATQTIAYNILKEHNTSGSMDKLQIKFDKLTSHDITFVGIIQTARASGLEKFPIPYVLTNCHNSLCAVGGTINEDDHMFGLTCAKKYGGVYVPPHQAVIHQFAREMLAGGGKMILGSDSHTRYGALGTMAVGEGGPELVKQLLSKTYDIDMPGVVGVYLTGIPMKGVGPQDIALAIIGEVFDKGYVKNKVMEFVGPGVANLSVDYRIGVDVMTTETTCLSSIWRTDDKVKEFYDIHGRTGDYKELNPGNVAYYDGMIEIDLSTIKPMIAMPFHPSNTYTIEELNKNLMDILDDCEKRAQVSFDGAVDLDLKSKVRNGKLYVDQGIIAGCAGGGFENICDAADILKGSSIGPDEFTLSVYPASTPIYMELVKNGAVAALMETGAIVKTAFCGPCFGAGDTPANNAFSIRHSTRNFPNREGSKVQNGQVASVALMDARSIAATAANKGYLTAATDVDVNFTKPKYFFDKTIYENRVFDSKGVADPSVEIQFGPNIKDWPKMSALPENLVLKVVSEIHDPVTTTDELIPSGETSSFRSNPLGLAEFALSRKDPMYVGRAKEIQKAQKALEAGECPATAFEEIKPVMNAIEAAFPGTLNDAENKEGYIGFGSTIFAVKPGDGSAREQAASCQKVLGGWANIANEYATKRYRSNLINWGMLPFIIEKGDLPFENLDYLYIPGIRKAVEDKVHELTAYVVKDGAAKEFKLQLGDLTDDEREIILKGCLINYYRG from the coding sequence ATGAAGTTATTTGAAGGTGGCGCGTATCTGGTAAATGGTACAGAACTTGTGGCAGACGGCCCGGATGCAGCAGCGATTGTAAAAAGTAAAACCGGTCAGGAAGTGACCAAGAAAGAGGCTGCAACACAGACAATTGCCTACAATATTTTAAAAGAGCACAACACATCGGGAAGCATGGACAAGCTCCAGATTAAATTCGACAAGCTGACTTCTCATGACATCACATTTGTAGGAATTATTCAGACGGCGAGAGCGTCAGGATTGGAGAAATTCCCAATTCCTTACGTTTTGACAAACTGCCATAACAGTTTGTGTGCAGTAGGTGGAACCATCAATGAAGATGATCACATGTTTGGTCTTACCTGTGCCAAAAAATACGGCGGTGTTTATGTACCACCTCATCAGGCAGTGATTCACCAGTTTGCAAGAGAGATGCTTGCCGGCGGTGGAAAAATGATTTTAGGTTCCGATTCTCATACCCGTTATGGTGCGCTTGGTACCATGGCAGTTGGAGAAGGCGGACCAGAGCTTGTAAAACAGTTATTAAGCAAAACCTATGACATTGATATGCCAGGTGTTGTCGGTGTATATCTGACCGGTATTCCAATGAAGGGAGTAGGTCCTCAGGATATTGCACTTGCCATCATCGGTGAAGTTTTTGACAAAGGTTATGTGAAAAATAAAGTCATGGAGTTTGTTGGACCTGGTGTTGCAAACTTAAGCGTCGATTACCGTATCGGTGTCGATGTTATGACAACAGAGACTACCTGTTTATCTTCCATCTGGAGAACAGACGATAAGGTAAAAGAATTCTACGACATTCACGGAAGAACCGGCGATTACAAAGAATTAAATCCTGGAAATGTTGCATACTATGATGGAATGATTGAGATTGACTTAAGTACAATTAAGCCAATGATTGCAATGCCGTTCCACCCAAGTAACACATACACCATCGAGGAATTAAATAAAAACCTAATGGACATCTTAGATGACTGTGAGAAACGTGCACAGGTCAGCTTCGATGGAGCCGTTGACCTTGACTTAAAGAGCAAAGTCAGAAACGGAAAATTATATGTCGATCAGGGAATTATCGCAGGCTGTGCCGGCGGCGGATTTGAAAATATCTGTGATGCCGCAGATATTTTAAAAGGAAGTTCCATCGGACCAGATGAATTTACGTTAAGCGTATATCCTGCAAGTACTCCAATTTATATGGAACTTGTGAAAAACGGAGCCGTTGCAGCCTTGATGGAAACAGGTGCCATTGTAAAAACTGCATTCTGTGGACCATGTTTTGGTGCTGGTGATACGCCTGCAAATAACGCATTCTCCATCCGCCACTCCACCAGAAACTTCCCGAACCGAGAAGGTTCTAAGGTACAGAACGGACAGGTTGCATCCGTGGCACTTATGGATGCGCGTTCTATCGCAGCAACAGCTGCAAACAAAGGTTATCTGACAGCCGCAACAGACGTGGATGTCAACTTTACAAAACCAAAATATTTCTTTGATAAGACTATTTACGAAAACAGAGTCTTCGACAGCAAGGGAGTTGCAGATCCATCCGTAGAGATTCAGTTTGGACCGAACATCAAAGACTGGCCAAAGATGAGTGCATTGCCTGAAAACCTTGTTTTAAAAGTTGTTTCCGAGATTCACGATCCGGTTACCACAACAGATGAGCTGATTCCATCCGGTGAGACATCTTCTTTCCGCTCCAACCCTCTTGGATTGGCAGAATTTGCACTTTCCAGAAAAGACCCAATGTATGTTGGCCGTGCAAAAGAGATTCAGAAGGCACAGAAAGCGTTAGAAGCTGGGGAATGTCCGGCAACTGCTTTTGAGGAAATCAAACCAGTAATGAATGCAATCGAGGCTGCTTTCCCAGGAACTTTAAACGATGCAGAGAACAAAGAAGGCTATATCGGATTCGGAAGCACCATTTTTGCTGTAAAACCAGGTGACGGTTCCGCTCGTGAGCAGGCGGCATCCTGCCAGAAAGTACTTGGCGGATGGGCAAATATCGCCAATGAATATGCGACAAAACGTTATCGTTCCAACCTGATTAACTGGGGTATGCTTCCATTCATCATTGAAAAAGGTGATTTACCTTTCGAGAACCTGGATTACTTATACATCCCGGGAATCCGCAAGGCAGTAGAGGATAAGGTACACGAACTTACCGCTTATGTGGTAAAGGACGGGGCTGCAAAAGAGTTTAAGCTTCAGTTAGGTGACCTTACCGATGACGAGAGAGAAATCATCTTAAAAGGATGCCTGATTAACTATTACAGAGGATAA
- a CDS encoding ABC transporter ATP-binding protein → MTWMGIHDLSKKIGEKTILKNIDLELKGGKMIALLGPNGAGKSTLFRCISGLAQIDAGEILIDANNPEKDAVYVFEQPVLYENLTAREHLRFVKDINDLKETEEEWWIERFGIAEFADKKIMDCSLGMKKRIQLMCAMVIKPSILLLDEYVSGLDPVSLKIIQEILREYAQKGNMILLATHILSVAESVCDAVIFMQDGEVVQQVENMNWLKNKYSSLEDYYFTMVKENLQKGDGRKNVVPIAH, encoded by the coding sequence ATGACATGGATGGGTATACACGATTTAAGTAAAAAAATAGGGGAAAAAACAATTTTAAAGAACATTGATTTGGAGTTAAAAGGTGGAAAAATGATTGCACTTTTAGGACCAAATGGTGCAGGAAAAAGTACATTGTTTAGATGCATAAGTGGATTAGCGCAAATTGACGCAGGGGAGATTCTAATCGATGCAAATAATCCTGAAAAAGATGCTGTTTATGTTTTTGAACAGCCTGTTTTATATGAGAACTTAACAGCAAGAGAACATCTGAGGTTTGTAAAAGATATTAATGATTTAAAAGAGACAGAAGAGGAATGGTGGATAGAGCGTTTTGGGATAGCGGAGTTTGCAGACAAAAAAATCATGGATTGCTCGCTGGGAATGAAAAAAAGAATTCAATTAATGTGTGCAATGGTGATAAAACCTTCTATTTTGTTATTAGATGAGTATGTGTCTGGATTAGATCCTGTAAGTTTAAAAATTATTCAAGAAATATTGCGAGAATACGCTCAAAAGGGAAACATGATTTTACTTGCCACACATATTTTATCAGTAGCAGAAAGTGTCTGCGATGCTGTCATTTTTATGCAGGATGGAGAAGTAGTACAACAGGTAGAAAATATGAATTGGTTAAAAAATAAATACAGTTCCTTAGAGGATTATTACTTTACTATGGTAAAAGAAAATCTGCAAAAAGGAGATGGCAGAAAAAATGTTGTACCAATAGCACATTGA
- a CDS encoding stage II sporulation protein M, producing the protein MACREVSIKKKKEQNIYLYYGANIKRACILFSCGMILGGILTIYSQLHRGESLHFFTEKDLGIGAVPSFSSIFLNNIIVGMLLAMGIIWGRLLSQVILLINGVLLGIVISSYYYVQDSAKVLLSLLPHSVIEVCCLLMCASIGMSKYKKYRIADDMKLIGSIVLGYMIAAAIEVSLSYKMAQFWT; encoded by the coding sequence ATGGCTTGCAGAGAAGTGTCGATAAAAAAGAAGAAGGAGCAAAATATATATTTATATTACGGAGCCAATATAAAACGTGCATGTATTCTTTTTTCATGTGGAATGATATTAGGTGGAATATTAACGATATATTCGCAATTGCATCGTGGTGAAAGCTTGCATTTTTTTACAGAAAAAGATTTAGGGATTGGAGCAGTTCCAAGTTTTAGTTCGATTTTTTTAAATAATATAATAGTGGGTATGTTGTTGGCGATGGGGATTATATGGGGAAGATTATTAAGTCAGGTAATACTTTTAATAAATGGAGTTTTATTAGGTATAGTAATAAGTTCCTATTATTATGTACAGGATTCGGCAAAAGTCCTGTTATCTTTGTTGCCACATTCAGTGATAGAGGTATGTTGTTTATTAATGTGTGCCTCAATAGGAATGAGTAAGTATAAAAAATATAGAATAGCTGATGATATGAAACTGATAGGCAGCATCGTTTTAGGATATATGATTGCGGCAGCAATAGAGGTCTCGCTCTCCTATAAAATGGCACAATTTTGGACATAG
- a CDS encoding ABC-2 transporter permease, translating to MIFNLVVKDALIVKKYILLMFFVAIFAPGLLLSRIEGSEVSKSTAGGLIFFLVLFVIIFLLSSSISMVDETYKKGCAYLCTTPYTRRQIVISKYVFTYIVFIAYVGIYFLESMFLKKYTVDLTAKLVIGSLLFISIFRGVLIPLEYKFGYEKAKYIIMISIMAVPFVSSYVIGNFDFSFMDLSWFYKNENFFGILCIGCIVIINFVSIILSCKIFENKDM from the coding sequence ATGATATTTAATCTGGTGGTAAAGGATGCATTGATTGTAAAAAAGTACATTTTATTGATGTTCTTTGTAGCAATATTTGCACCTGGATTGCTGTTGAGTAGAATAGAAGGAAGTGAGGTAAGCAAATCTACGGCTGGCGGATTGATATTTTTCTTGGTGTTGTTCGTAATCATTTTTCTGCTATCAAGCTCGATTTCAATGGTAGATGAAACCTACAAAAAGGGCTGTGCATATTTGTGCACGACCCCATATACAAGAAGACAAATCGTAATTTCAAAGTATGTATTCACGTATATCGTGTTCATTGCGTATGTAGGTATCTATTTTTTAGAATCAATGTTTTTAAAGAAATATACAGTAGATTTAACGGCAAAGCTGGTAATTGGGTCACTTTTATTTATTAGTATATTTAGAGGCGTGCTGATACCTTTAGAATATAAGTTTGGCTATGAAAAGGCTAAATATATAATTATGATTTCTATCATGGCAGTGCCATTTGTGTCCTCCTATGTAATTGGTAATTTTGATTTTTCATTTATGGATTTATCATGGTTCTATAAAAATGAGAATTTTTTTGGAATATTATGTATTGGATGCATCGTTATCATAAATTTTGTATCTATCATTTTAAGCTGTAAAATATTTGAAAATAAAGATATGTAG
- a CDS encoding ABC transporter ATP-binding protein, which produces MKKILEVKNLNKKYPSFELKNVSFVIEEKSIVGFIGTNGSGKSTTIKAILGLIKSSYESILFDGESITKNPVDVKNQLGVVLDDGYFYETLKMKEMKHIVAKAYRNWDEDEYKKLMTKFGLDENQKISTLSKGMKMKFSIAIALAHHARLIIMDEPTSGLDPLVRNEFDGIIRDIVEEEGCSVLFSTHITSDLEKVADTILFINKGEIVFEKKKNDVIDEYKKLYKKDNIGIEDIMIEKIQGGSRDDI; this is translated from the coding sequence ATGAAGAAAATTTTGGAAGTAAAAAATCTGAATAAAAAATATCCATCCTTTGAACTGAAAAATGTTTCTTTCGTAATTGAGGAGAAAAGTATCGTCGGCTTTATTGGTACGAATGGTTCAGGGAAATCTACCACAATTAAGGCAATATTAGGCTTGATTAAATCCAGTTATGAGTCAATATTGTTTGATGGCGAGTCAATAACCAAAAATCCGGTTGATGTTAAAAATCAGTTAGGGGTCGTTTTAGATGACGGATATTTTTATGAAACGCTGAAAATGAAAGAGATGAAACACATCGTTGCGAAAGCATATCGAAACTGGGATGAGGATGAGTACAAAAAACTTATGACAAAGTTTGGCTTGGATGAAAACCAGAAAATTTCAACTTTGTCAAAAGGTATGAAAATGAAATTTTCAATAGCCATAGCTTTGGCGCATCATGCCAGGTTGATTATTATGGATGAGCCAACCAGTGGATTAGATCCTCTTGTCAGAAATGAATTTGACGGGATAATCAGAGATATTGTTGAAGAGGAAGGGTGTAGTGTTCTGTTTTCAACGCATATTACAAGTGATTTAGAAAAGGTTGCGGATACAATTTTGTTTATAAACAAGGGCGAAATTGTTTTTGAAAAGAAAAAGAACGATGTGATTGACGAATATAAAAAATTGTACAAGAAAGATAATATTGGAATTGAGGATATTATGATTGAGAAAATCCAAGGAGGAAGCAGAGATGATATTTAA
- a CDS encoding LytR/AlgR family response regulator transcription factor, whose product MLKIGICDDEQIVSEILKRKVEICLREAGVQAEITLFSQGQDLLETGEDLDILFLDIEMPEMDGIEVGKKLRQKGNDCKIIVATSMVERFKEAFYIDAFRFVTKPFEMEEIRAIGGEVELFIKGKKYRKDITLTDLERELSETLFFRISRQYIVNLGEITEQKANMVKVAGETLKVSVRKQKDFEKAYLRYKLRG is encoded by the coding sequence ATGTTAAAAATAGGGATTTGCGATGACGAACAGATTGTAAGCGAAATATTGAAACGGAAAGTTGAAATCTGCTTAAGGGAAGCAGGAGTGCAGGCAGAAATTACACTTTTTTCGCAGGGACAGGATTTGTTAGAAACCGGAGAGGATTTGGACATTCTGTTTCTTGATATTGAGATGCCGGAAATGGATGGGATTGAAGTAGGGAAAAAACTGCGTCAAAAGGGAAACGACTGTAAAATTATTGTTGCTACCAGTATGGTGGAACGGTTCAAGGAAGCCTTTTATATTGATGCCTTTCGGTTTGTGACGAAACCGTTTGAAATGGAAGAAATCCGGGCAATTGGAGGAGAGGTAGAACTTTTCATAAAAGGGAAGAAGTATCGGAAAGATATTACGCTCACTGACTTGGAACGTGAGTTGAGCGAAACACTGTTTTTTCGAATCAGCAGGCAGTACATAGTGAATCTGGGGGAGATTACGGAGCAGAAAGCCAATATGGTTAAGGTTGCAGGAGAGACGTTGAAGGTTTCAGTCCGAAAGCAGAAAGATTTTGAAAAAGCTTATCTTCGTTATAAATTGAGGGGGTAA
- a CDS encoding HAD family hydrolase: MIKAVIFDMDGVLIDTEKYLNIYWRQAAREAGFDMTREHALQIRSLAAKFAGPYLQSIFGPEFDYEKIRARRKELMNAQLAKTGIEKKPGVDGLLDYLHEKGIKTSVATATDEVRAKAYLSEIGIYEKFDQVICATMVANGKPAPDIYLYACERIGEQPQDCIGVEDSPNGIKSASAAGLHVVMVPDLTQPTEEDWKRIEAKVDSLEEIKRLLEETQLQM, from the coding sequence ATGATAAAAGCGGTAATTTTTGATATGGACGGGGTGTTGATTGACACGGAGAAATACTTAAATATTTATTGGAGACAGGCAGCGAGGGAAGCGGGATTTGACATGACAAGGGAGCATGCGTTGCAGATTCGTAGTCTTGCGGCAAAATTTGCGGGACCTTATCTGCAGAGTATCTTTGGACCGGAGTTTGATTATGAGAAAATCCGTGCCCGTCGGAAAGAGCTTATGAATGCACAGCTTGCCAAGACCGGAATCGAGAAGAAGCCGGGTGTGGACGGACTTTTGGATTATCTTCATGAAAAAGGAATTAAGACGTCGGTTGCAACTGCGACAGACGAGGTGCGTGCAAAGGCATACTTAAGCGAAATTGGTATCTATGAAAAGTTTGATCAGGTAATCTGTGCCACTATGGTTGCAAATGGAAAACCGGCACCGGATATATACCTTTATGCGTGTGAGCGGATTGGTGAGCAGCCACAGGATTGCATTGGCGTGGAGGATTCTCCAAATGGGATTAAGTCAGCAAGTGCAGCAGGACTTCATGTTGTGATGGTACCGGATCTTACCCAGCCTACGGAGGAAGATTGGAAACGCATTGAAGCGAAAGTGGATTCCTTAGAGGAAATCAAGCGACTGCTTGAGGAAACTCAATTACAAATGTAA